A window of Treponema pectinovorum contains these coding sequences:
- a CDS encoding DUF192 domain-containing protein — protein sequence MYKKSLLIPFLILFFSIFTACAQKLQTATLKIQTQDKRELKIKVELAITQEERNHGFMERIKIPDGTGMLFIFERDQILSFWMKNTPHPLSIAYIDKNGKIRDIFDMTPYSLASVTSTVSVRYALEVPQGWFAKNNIKEGDFLILP from the coding sequence ATGTATAAAAAATCGCTCTTAATTCCTTTTCTCATCCTATTCTTTTCTATTTTTACAGCCTGCGCACAAAAGTTGCAAACTGCGACACTAAAAATACAGACTCAAGACAAGCGAGAATTAAAAATAAAGGTTGAGCTTGCTATAACACAAGAAGAGCGGAATCACGGTTTTATGGAAAGGATAAAAATTCCAGATGGAACGGGAATGCTTTTTATATTTGAACGCGACCAGATTTTAAGCTTTTGGATGAAAAATACTCCACATCCGCTTTCTATCGCCTATATCGACAAAAATGGAAAAATCCGCGACATCTTCGACATGACACCATATTCACTTGCAAGCGTAACAAGCACAGTAAGCGTGCGCTATGCATTAGAAGTTCCGCAGGGGTGGTTTGCTAAAAACAATATAAAAGAAGGCGATTTTTTAATACTTCCGTAA
- a CDS encoding tetratricopeptide repeat protein encodes MKPVNPLESVYFLSLPENFNFSKESLHLDPTIPLPVQKKDGDSSSNFDISQLKEEQILAGLLAVMAYDSENKNILYYRSILAKVRPNLKKELTEAAILKTKNQDYELAEEIFASLRGFDPEDIATVLNTAVFFDQRADSYRNSGLTEDADAYDADAIFYYKQAMENEPAIPDAFFNAAFYYLKKRLFKEAKSCLETYLALTCDTDDEAMGENGIYKKNRAQELLDEISNQNLEDESYKLAYDCINKGEVEKGLEQIHKFLEKNPEVWNAWFMLGWGLRQKKRYADAILAFEKALSLEGGQKADTYNELAICYMEEDDLKKAKSSLEKALALENENTKIISNLGYLALKEGNTALAAAYFQTVLEFDPEDRIAASELAKLDV; translated from the coding sequence ATGAAACCCGTAAATCCGTTAGAGTCGGTTTATTTTTTATCCCTGCCAGAGAATTTTAATTTTTCAAAAGAGTCCTTACACCTTGACCCAACAATTCCGCTTCCTGTGCAAAAAAAAGACGGTGATTCTTCGAGCAATTTTGACATCTCTCAATTAAAAGAAGAGCAAATTCTTGCAGGGCTTCTTGCTGTAATGGCATACGACAGCGAAAACAAAAACATACTCTACTATCGTTCGATTTTAGCAAAGGTAAGGCCGAATTTAAAAAAAGAACTCACAGAGGCGGCGATTCTAAAAACTAAAAATCAGGATTATGAACTTGCAGAAGAAATTTTTGCTTCTTTGCGCGGTTTTGATCCAGAAGATATTGCAACAGTTTTAAACACCGCGGTCTTTTTTGACCAGAGAGCAGATTCATATAGAAATTCGGGACTCACAGAAGATGCCGACGCCTACGATGCCGATGCAATTTTTTATTACAAGCAGGCAATGGAAAACGAACCTGCAATCCCAGATGCTTTTTTTAACGCAGCGTTTTACTATCTAAAAAAGCGTTTATTTAAAGAAGCAAAAAGTTGCCTGGAAACATATCTTGCCTTAACCTGCGATACAGATGATGAAGCCATGGGCGAAAACGGAATTTATAAGAAAAATCGTGCACAGGAACTTTTGGACGAAATAAGCAATCAAAATTTAGAAGATGAAAGTTATAAACTTGCCTACGACTGTATAAACAAAGGCGAAGTTGAAAAAGGACTTGAACAAATTCACAAATTTTTAGAAAAAAATCCAGAAGTCTGGAACGCCTGGTTTATGCTTGGCTGGGGATTACGGCAAAAAAAACGATATGCCGATGCAATTCTCGCTTTTGAAAAAGCCTTAAGTTTAGAAGGCGGACAAAAAGCCGACACCTACAACGAACTTGCAATCTGCTACATGGAAGAAGATGACTTAAAAAAAGCAAAGTCTTCCTTAGAAAAAGCGCTTGCTTTGGAAAACGAAAATACAAAAATAATTTCAAATCTTGGATATTTAGCTTTAAAAGAAGGAAACACAGCGCTTGCAGCGGCGTATTTCCAGACCGTGTTGGAATTTGATCCAGAAGACCGCATTGCAGCTAGCGAATTGGCAAAACTTGATGTATAA
- a CDS encoding PilZ domain-containing protein produces MGIATSQQIQRYYDQYRDTEITFTKDIIRSMSLDPRQIYIKCNQGQWPCIINSTSFIHAKIIVGTNGGAYKALSNRETSGINLRFCFFETDNQLMSFFVAGSVTNIVPYMNSSELAVITLTFLQRPPDDLIEAVGRLLEANSNAIRRREERILINDDSKRKLGLTKEEAIVVVQNVPRHCIVRDLSFSGAKIILLGLSQFLTNKPAQLRLEFDEPSEVITLEGVIVAAELIAGRKDIVACSMSFSEKKVPLSYKLHVNNFLTTVRKTQLSASDQIAMQRAEQARIAASQI; encoded by the coding sequence ATGGGTATTGCAACAAGCCAGCAGATTCAAAGATACTACGATCAGTACCGCGATACAGAGATAACGTTTACAAAAGACATAATCCGCTCAATGTCCCTAGATCCTCGTCAAATTTACATAAAGTGCAATCAAGGGCAATGGCCTTGTATAATAAATTCTACATCTTTTATCCATGCAAAAATCATAGTAGGCACAAACGGTGGAGCATATAAGGCACTTTCCAACAGAGAAACTTCCGGAATAAACCTTCGCTTTTGTTTTTTTGAAACAGATAACCAGTTGATGAGTTTTTTTGTAGCAGGTTCTGTAACAAATATAGTTCCCTATATGAATTCAAGCGAATTGGCTGTAATCACTTTGACTTTTTTGCAGCGTCCACCAGATGATTTAATCGAAGCTGTGGGCAGGCTTTTGGAAGCAAATTCAAATGCAATTCGCCGAAGAGAAGAGCGAATTCTGATAAATGACGATTCAAAAAGAAAATTGGGGTTAACAAAAGAAGAAGCGATTGTTGTCGTTCAAAATGTGCCGCGCCACTGCATAGTGCGAGATTTATCATTTTCTGGCGCAAAGATAATTTTGCTTGGACTTTCGCAGTTTTTAACAAATAAACCTGCACAATTACGGCTTGAATTTGATGAACCGTCCGAAGTTATAACTTTAGAAGGCGTTATAGTTGCAGCAGAACTTATTGCAGGAAGAAAAGACATAGTAGCCTGCAGCATGAGTTTTTCTGAAAAAAAGGTTCCGCTTTCATACAAGTTGCACGTAAATAACTTTTTAACAACAGTTAGAAAAACGCAACTTTCTGCAAGCGACCAGATTGCTATGCAAAGAGCAGAACAGGCAAGAATCGCTGCGTCACAGATTTAA
- a CDS encoding phosphodiester glycosidase family protein: MIKKHFSKKNKQIAFKFLIASFVFLFWSCASLFHLDRRFSPYQKESYIPQNIEWQAIDRWAEHFVFRGKEIPLIYHLVKIDLSSKELKISGYPNQTTKKRAISAKKLSKLFSTGIFVNTNPYTVGFSPKKIIGIHKIEDEKFADEAFQYSALAFKKEDDGGFSGRIVENQKEDEFLDFDYAFGGFFTILKDGKKRYFYETRDSRSAGGLSADGKILYILAVEGENHKKSLGLSYPECADIFLELGATDALEFDGGGSTSLYIDGKNILSYGSIRKNAAYVHFFTEQSIKHSFN, encoded by the coding sequence ATGATAAAAAAACATTTTTCAAAAAAAAATAAGCAAATTGCTTTCAAATTTCTTATAGCTTCCTTTGTATTTTTATTTTGGAGTTGTGCAAGCTTATTCCATTTAGATAGAAGATTTTCTCCATATCAAAAAGAATCGTACATTCCGCAAAATATTGAATGGCAAGCCATAGACAGATGGGCAGAGCATTTTGTCTTTCGCGGAAAAGAAATTCCATTGATTTATCATTTGGTAAAAATAGATTTATCTTCAAAAGAACTAAAAATTTCCGGGTATCCAAATCAAACTACAAAAAAACGAGCGATTTCTGCAAAAAAACTTTCAAAACTTTTTTCCACAGGAATTTTTGTAAACACAAATCCTTACACAGTAGGTTTTTCTCCAAAAAAAATAATTGGAATCCATAAAATTGAAGACGAAAAATTTGCAGATGAGGCTTTTCAATACAGTGCACTTGCATTTAAAAAAGAAGATGATGGCGGTTTTTCTGGGAGAATAGTCGAAAATCAAAAAGAAGATGAATTTTTAGATTTTGATTACGCATTTGGGGGATTTTTTACAATTTTAAAAGATGGCAAAAAAAGATATTTTTACGAAACCAGAGATTCGAGGAGCGCTGGCGGATTAAGTGCAGACGGAAAGATTCTTTATATTCTTGCAGTCGAAGGCGAAAATCACAAAAAGAGTTTAGGGCTTTCCTATCCTGAATGTGCAGACATATTTTTGGAATTAGGCGCAACAGATGCGTTGGAATTTGACGGTGGTGGTTCAACTTCGCTTTACATAGATGGTAAAAATATTCTGTCTTATGGCTCAATACGCAAAAATGCGGCATACGTTCACTTCTTTACAGAACAGAGTATAAAACACAGTTTTAATTGA